The following proteins are encoded in a genomic region of Actinomadura sp. NAK00032:
- a CDS encoding helix-turn-helix domain-containing protein: MRLDAGKLRRLRLSRGLTVDGLAALTGGRVPARQLLEYEAGRRRCDPARYAQLCRALGVAPPELSEVGIAEAALSDLRHWAGLTADRAAELLGLSSWSLLRVEREGRLPRGVGRVAFVVAAARVYGYPARTLKEALRRAESRTTARI; the protein is encoded by the coding sequence GTGCGGCTGGATGCCGGTAAGCTCCGCCGGTTGCGGCTCAGTCGGGGGCTGACGGTGGATGGGCTGGCGGCCCTGACCGGGGGGCGGGTGCCGGCCCGGCAGCTGTTGGAGTACGAGGCGGGTCGGCGCCGGTGCGATCCGGCGCGGTATGCGCAGCTGTGCCGGGCGCTGGGGGTGGCGCCACCGGAACTGTCGGAGGTGGGGATCGCTGAGGCCGCGTTGTCGGATCTGCGGCATTGGGCGGGGTTGACGGCTGATCGGGCGGCCGAGCTGCTGGGGTTGTCTTCGTGGTCGCTGCTGCGTGTCGAGCGGGAGGGGCGGTTACCGCGTGGGGTGGGGCGTGTGGCGTTCGTGGTGGCGGCAGCGCGGGTCTACGGGTATCCCGCGAGGACGCTGAAGGAGGCGCTGCGCCGGGCGGAAAGCCGGACAACCGCCCGCATTTAG
- a CDS encoding zinc-binding dehydrogenase has protein sequence MNITDLMWKNATAYGYTFTRTPPDAACAARVTLLEWLDAGRINPAVARVFPLEQAAEAQRHLIEDRPFGRVLLTLAR, from the coding sequence GTGAACATCACCGACCTGATGTGGAAGAACGCCACCGCCTACGGCTACACGTTCACCAGGACCCCGCCGGACGCCGCCTGCGCCGCCCGCGTGACCCTGCTGGAATGGCTGGACGCGGGCCGCATCAACCCCGCCGTCGCCCGCGTGTTCCCGCTGGAGCAGGCGGCCGAAGCGCAGCGTCACCTCATCGAGGATCGGCCCTTCGGCCGCGTCCTGCTCACTCTGGCCCGCTGA
- a CDS encoding Rrf2 family transcriptional regulator translates to MWATNPVVIRRSLADLRKAGLVTVRHGVGAGWTLARAPESIALLDVFRAVHDGPLFALHHGEPNQACPAGRGIQPALRRVYADVEEAVRREFAGVSIADVLRDTLAARSG, encoded by the coding sequence GTGTGGGCCACCAACCCCGTCGTGATCCGGCGCAGCCTGGCCGATCTGCGGAAGGCGGGGCTGGTGACGGTCCGGCATGGCGTCGGGGCCGGGTGGACGCTGGCGCGCGCCCCGGAGTCCATCGCGCTGCTCGATGTCTTCCGCGCGGTGCACGACGGGCCGCTGTTCGCGCTGCATCACGGCGAACCGAACCAGGCGTGCCCCGCCGGCCGGGGCATCCAGCCCGCGCTGCGCCGTGTCTACGCCGACGTGGAGGAGGCCGTCCGGCGGGAGTTCGCCGGGGTCTCGATCGCGGACGTCCTGCGGGACACCCTGGCCGCCCGCTCCGGCTGA
- a CDS encoding DoxX family protein, with amino-acid sequence MNLALWIGAGLLAVVALAGGIIKASTPREKLAASPGGEWTQNAGAGSVKALGALEILAAVGLILPAVVDVAPVLVPVTALCWILLMAGAMIVHSRRGEFRFAALNLLYLALAAFIAWGRLGPESFAG; translated from the coding sequence ATGAACCTCGCACTGTGGATCGGCGCCGGACTCCTGGCCGTCGTGGCCCTGGCCGGCGGCATCATCAAGGCGTCCACACCCCGGGAGAAGCTGGCCGCCTCCCCCGGCGGGGAATGGACCCAGAACGCCGGCGCCGGCTCCGTCAAGGCCCTCGGCGCCCTGGAGATCCTGGCCGCCGTGGGGTTGATCCTTCCGGCCGTGGTCGATGTCGCACCGGTCCTGGTGCCGGTGACCGCCCTGTGCTGGATCCTGCTGATGGCCGGCGCGATGATCGTCCACAGCCGCCGCGGCGAGTTCCGGTTCGCCGCCCTGAACCTGCTCTACCTCGCACTCGCGGCGTTCATCGCCTGGGGCCGCCTCGGTCCCGAGTCCTTCGCCGGCTGA
- the sigJ gene encoding RNA polymerase sigma factor SigJ, translated as MSTSDPYVDLRSRAFAIAYQMLGSVGEAEDVMQEAFLRLHRTQRDGETIASPRAYIATLVTRLAIDQWRSARARREQYVGEWLPEPLAADPSPGEHAETADSLSLAVLVLLETLTPQQRAAFLLREVFDYPYTEVAEIIGTDVDTTRHLVARARRRVRERRPRYHATRQQQRRLAGRFFAAVEHGDLPALEELLAQDVAMHGDGGGRVPALGRPLNGRQPVARVLAAMAPLLARAGGVRFDLTKVNGQPGALVFDTRGLLVAVMALDITDGHIQTIHSIVNPDKLQHFGRVGNLGDLVRADPDPTGDA; from the coding sequence ATGTCCACCTCCGACCCCTACGTCGATCTGCGGTCGCGGGCCTTCGCCATCGCCTACCAGATGCTCGGCAGCGTCGGCGAAGCCGAAGACGTGATGCAGGAGGCGTTCCTGCGGCTGCACCGCACCCAGCGCGACGGCGAAACGATCGCCTCGCCGCGGGCGTACATCGCCACCTTGGTCACCCGATTGGCCATCGACCAGTGGCGCTCGGCACGGGCCCGGCGGGAGCAGTACGTCGGCGAGTGGCTACCGGAACCGCTGGCCGCCGACCCGTCACCGGGCGAGCACGCCGAGACCGCCGACTCGCTGTCGCTGGCCGTCCTGGTGCTGCTGGAGACCCTGACGCCGCAGCAGCGGGCCGCGTTCCTGCTGCGCGAGGTGTTCGACTACCCCTACACCGAGGTCGCCGAGATCATCGGCACCGACGTGGACACCACGCGGCACCTGGTCGCCCGCGCCCGGCGGCGCGTCCGGGAGCGCCGACCGCGCTACCACGCCACCCGGCAGCAGCAGCGGCGACTGGCCGGACGCTTCTTCGCCGCCGTCGAGCACGGTGACCTGCCGGCGCTCGAGGAGCTGCTGGCACAGGACGTGGCGATGCACGGGGACGGCGGCGGCAGAGTGCCCGCGCTCGGACGGCCCCTCAACGGGCGGCAGCCGGTGGCGCGCGTCCTGGCGGCGATGGCGCCCCTTCTCGCGCGGGCCGGTGGCGTGCGCTTCGACCTCACCAAGGTCAACGGCCAGCCGGGCGCCCTGGTGTTCGACACGCGCGGCCTGCTGGTCGCAGTGATGGCACTGGACATCACCGACGGCCACATCCAGACGATCCATTCCATCGTCAACCCCGACAAGCTGCAGCACTTCGGCCGGGTCGGCAACCTCGGCGACCTGGTGCGCGCCGACCCCGACCCCACCGGCGACGCCTGA
- a CDS encoding NAD(P)-dependent oxidoreductase, which yields MKVLIAGASGAIGKQLVTQLVEGGHEVVGTTRSPAKTGMLHALGAEPVVVDALDPDAVADAVAKAEPEVIVHQLTALGGETSMRNVSRMAAATNRLRTEGTDHLLSAARAVGVRTFVAQSNAMWMERTGGPVADENGRIEPHPPEDAAPSVAALRHLEDAVTGITWADGIVLRYGAFYGPGTGLSAAPDAVMTRQIRKRRFPIVGDGGGVWSLVHIADAASATVAAMERGRPGIYHVADDDPVPLRDWLPHLARTLGAGPPRRVPAWLARRLAGEGAVDMMTRARGISTEQTKRELGWEPRYPSWRTGFTDGMS from the coding sequence ATGAAAGTCCTCATCGCCGGAGCATCCGGCGCGATCGGCAAGCAGCTCGTCACCCAGCTCGTGGAGGGCGGGCACGAGGTCGTCGGAACGACCCGCTCGCCGGCCAAGACCGGCATGCTGCACGCGCTGGGTGCGGAGCCGGTCGTCGTCGACGCGCTCGACCCCGACGCGGTGGCCGACGCGGTCGCCAAGGCCGAGCCGGAGGTGATCGTCCACCAGCTCACCGCGCTGGGCGGGGAGACGAGCATGCGGAACGTGAGTCGGATGGCGGCCGCCACCAACCGGCTGCGCACCGAGGGCACCGACCACCTGCTGTCCGCGGCGCGCGCGGTCGGCGTCCGTACGTTCGTGGCGCAGAGCAACGCCATGTGGATGGAACGCACCGGCGGGCCGGTCGCCGACGAGAACGGCCGGATCGAGCCGCATCCCCCCGAGGACGCCGCCCCGTCGGTGGCCGCACTGCGCCATCTGGAGGACGCGGTCACCGGCATCACCTGGGCCGATGGAATCGTGCTTCGCTACGGTGCCTTCTATGGGCCCGGGACCGGTCTCAGCGCCGCGCCGGACGCGGTCATGACCCGGCAGATCCGCAAGCGCCGGTTCCCGATCGTCGGGGACGGCGGCGGGGTGTGGTCGCTGGTGCACATCGCCGACGCCGCCTCGGCCACGGTCGCGGCCATGGAACGCGGCAGGCCCGGGATCTACCATGTCGCCGACGACGACCCGGTACCGCTGCGCGACTGGCTGCCCCACCTGGCCCGGACGCTCGGCGCCGGACCGCCGCGCCGCGTGCCGGCCTGGCTCGCCCGCCGGCTGGCCGGCGAGGGCGCGGTCGACATGATGACGCGGGCCCGCGGTATCTCCACCGAGCAGACCAAGCGCGAACTGGGCTGGGAGCCGCGGTACCCGAGCTGGCGCACCGGTTTCACCGACGGGATGAGCTGA
- a CDS encoding DUF4158 domain-containing protein codes for MVGDELTMLSDRRAPTKPAFALMLRFHALHGRFPKDRHELPDQAVGYVARLVKVAEADLSLYEWDGRTSKGHRKKIREYLGFRECGLTDSDKAALWLAANVCDKERHLDRVREALLAQLWEEKLEQPAPDRIRRIVGSAISQAEKAQTALICNRVSKESVVRMVALIAHSADRAPRRTATAGMRTRCSTRRR; via the coding sequence TTGGTCGGGGACGAGCTGACGATGTTGTCGGATCGGCGGGCGCCGACCAAGCCAGCGTTCGCGTTGATGCTGCGCTTCCATGCGCTGCACGGCCGGTTCCCCAAGGACCGGCACGAGTTGCCGGACCAGGCCGTCGGGTATGTAGCGCGGCTAGTGAAGGTCGCCGAGGCGGACCTGAGCCTGTATGAGTGGGACGGCCGGACGAGCAAGGGACACCGCAAGAAGATCCGCGAGTACCTCGGGTTCCGCGAGTGCGGGCTGACCGACTCGGACAAGGCGGCGCTGTGGCTCGCCGCGAACGTATGCGACAAGGAGCGGCATCTCGACCGGGTGCGGGAGGCGCTGCTGGCGCAGCTATGGGAGGAGAAGCTCGAGCAGCCCGCCCCGGACCGGATCCGGCGCATCGTCGGCTCGGCGATCAGCCAGGCGGAGAAGGCCCAGACCGCGCTGATCTGCAACCGAGTATCGAAGGAATCGGTGGTCCGGATGGTCGCGCTGATCGCTCACAGTGCGGACCGGGCGCCGAGGAGGACAGCGACGGCCGGGATGAGGACGCGCTGTTCGACGCGGCGGAGGTGA
- a CDS encoding GlxA family transcriptional regulator codes for MNAVRVVIVVHEGFQLLDMAGPADVFATASLFRRDAYQVEVAAPSAGAVKAHGGITTMAEHTLDSLGGEIDTLLVTGGLSVPQVRHDDALIRGLVRLAGKARRVASVCNGALLLAQAGLLDGKRATTHWLAARELAERHPAVQVDADPIYIKEGNIWTSAGVTAGIDLALALVAEDHGHQVARDVARGLVVYLHRPGGQSQFSTPMEVRAPTREPLRDLLAYIDSHPAQDLSVPALANRAGMSERHFSRVFTEQSGLSPGRYVERSRAEAARRLLEATDHSQDTVARLTGLGAPETLYRVFRRHWRVSPGDYRRRFRSNEG; via the coding sequence ATGAATGCCGTGCGAGTCGTCATCGTGGTCCACGAAGGTTTCCAGCTTCTCGACATGGCCGGTCCCGCCGATGTGTTCGCGACAGCGAGCCTGTTCCGTCGTGACGCCTACCAGGTAGAGGTGGCCGCACCCAGCGCAGGCGCGGTCAAGGCGCACGGCGGTATCACCACGATGGCCGAGCACACGCTCGACTCACTGGGCGGCGAGATCGACACTCTGCTGGTCACGGGCGGCCTGTCGGTCCCGCAAGTACGGCACGACGACGCCCTGATCAGGGGCCTGGTACGGCTGGCGGGAAAGGCCAGGAGGGTCGCCTCGGTATGCAACGGGGCCCTGCTGCTCGCGCAGGCGGGCCTGCTGGACGGCAAGCGCGCGACCACGCACTGGCTGGCCGCCCGGGAGTTGGCCGAGCGGCATCCGGCAGTGCAGGTTGACGCCGATCCGATCTATATCAAGGAAGGCAACATCTGGACATCAGCCGGAGTGACGGCAGGGATCGACCTGGCGCTGGCCCTGGTGGCGGAGGATCACGGCCATCAGGTGGCCAGGGACGTGGCCCGCGGTCTTGTGGTCTACCTGCACCGGCCGGGTGGGCAGAGCCAGTTCAGCACACCGATGGAGGTACGGGCCCCTACCCGTGAACCGCTGCGTGATCTGCTGGCCTACATCGACTCGCACCCGGCCCAGGACCTGAGTGTTCCGGCCCTCGCCAACCGCGCCGGGATGAGCGAGCGGCACTTCTCGCGGGTGTTCACCGAGCAGAGCGGCTTGTCTCCCGGCCGTTATGTGGAACGTTCACGTGCCGAGGCGGCCAGGAGGCTGCTGGAGGCCACCGATCATTCGCAGGACACCGTCGCCAGGCTCACCGGTCTGGGTGCTCCGGAGACGTTGTACCGAGTCTTCCGCCGGCACTGGCGGGTCTCACCCGGTGACTACCGTCGCCGGTTCCGTTCGAACGAAGGCTGA
- a CDS encoding DJ-1/PfpI family protein: protein MDVAILLYPGFTALDVVGPYTALAFAPGWTVTLVAGQPGPVIDDQSTMSLMATASYEEVPRPDVIVVPGGPGTVPAMNDKALTDWLGSAHEHTTWTTSVCSGAFVLAAAGLLAGKRATSHWGWVEHLAGLGAEPVNERVVFDGKIVTAAGVSSGIDMALELLARDAGEHTAQAVQLAIEYDPQPPYDMQTLGGLREEALKLIDVSF from the coding sequence ATGGACGTTGCCATTCTCCTGTATCCAGGTTTCACGGCACTGGACGTCGTTGGTCCGTACACAGCCCTGGCCTTCGCGCCGGGCTGGACGGTCACGTTGGTCGCCGGGCAGCCCGGTCCCGTCATTGACGATCAGAGCACGATGTCCCTGATGGCCACGGCTTCCTACGAGGAGGTGCCGCGGCCGGACGTCATCGTCGTGCCGGGCGGGCCGGGCACCGTGCCCGCGATGAACGACAAGGCCCTGACGGACTGGCTCGGCAGTGCGCACGAGCACACCACGTGGACGACCTCGGTCTGCTCCGGCGCCTTTGTCCTGGCCGCAGCGGGACTGCTAGCCGGCAAACGGGCCACCTCGCACTGGGGCTGGGTCGAGCACCTGGCTGGGCTGGGCGCCGAGCCGGTCAACGAGCGGGTCGTCTTCGACGGGAAGATCGTCACTGCCGCGGGCGTCTCCTCGGGCATCGATATGGCGCTGGAGCTGCTCGCCCGGGACGCGGGGGAGCATACGGCGCAAGCCGTACAGCTGGCGATCGAATACGATCCGCAGCCGCCGTACGACATGCAGACGCTGGGCGGACTCAGGGAGGAGGCGCTGAAGCTGATCGACGTGAGCTTCTGA
- a CDS encoding DUF6069 family protein, protein MKECSETTTFTRPAAPGLRRHAYAVGGTVLATALLWAAARRLGVEPHVDPGDGRPAQVVGLPLTAGVTLVVSLLASATRAVLDGGQTNELKGHGAGVPGEEDGDQAGSVFTTPVRVAAAQPVTDGRDRRDVIRSSRRSASAPPP, encoded by the coding sequence CTGAAAGAGTGCTCTGAGACCACCACCTTCACCCGTCCGGCCGCCCCGGGCCTCCGCCGCCACGCCTACGCGGTCGGCGGTACCGTCCTGGCGACGGCCCTGCTGTGGGCCGCCGCCCGCCGCCTGGGCGTGGAACCTCACGTTGATCCCGGCGACGGACGGCCGGCCCAGGTCGTCGGCCTGCCTCTCACTGCCGGCGTCACGCTTGTCGTCTCCTTGCTCGCCTCAGCGACGCGAGCGGTGCTGGATGGGGGGCAGACCAATGAGCTCAAGGGGCACGGGGCCGGTGTCCCCGGTGAGGAGGATGGCGATCAGGCGGGAAGCGTGTTCACGACCCCTGTTCGGGTTGCCGCTGCTCAGCCGGTCACCGACGGCCGGGATCGGCGCGATGTGATCAGAAGCTCACGTCGATCAGCTTCAGCGCCTCCTCCCTGA
- a CDS encoding NADP-dependent oxidoreductase gives MTAEPVPGRRAKSPSASMMAARVHAFGGPDVIRYEQVPRPDPGRGEVLVRVAGVGFNPSDVGFRAGMMQNAVPQDLPFTLGSEAAGTVVRTGDGVERFTIGDHVVGRLDEGGAAAEYLTAPAARLVTAPSRLPLAHAAAIPVAGLTAWQGLFEHARIEPGTRILVHGAGGGVGMFAVQLARHAGAHVIATAGPRSAERVRAYGAEQIIDYTRGSPLQVLDRPVDLVFNLVPIPPEAAEALCRAVRPGGSIVSITIPVKPPAGAGVTAAHFIARNDPAQLTELITLADSGMVRVDVTAARPLTELAALHRDAEAGRTSGKTVLIP, from the coding sequence ATGACAGCAGAACCCGTACCGGGCCGGCGCGCCAAGAGCCCGAGCGCGTCGATGATGGCGGCGCGCGTCCACGCCTTCGGCGGGCCCGACGTGATCCGCTATGAGCAGGTACCCCGTCCGGACCCGGGACGCGGCGAGGTGCTGGTGCGTGTGGCCGGCGTCGGGTTCAACCCCTCTGACGTCGGCTTCCGCGCCGGCATGATGCAGAACGCCGTCCCGCAGGACCTGCCGTTCACTCTCGGCTCCGAAGCCGCCGGGACAGTCGTCCGGACCGGAGACGGTGTCGAACGCTTCACGATCGGCGACCACGTCGTCGGCCGCCTTGACGAAGGCGGCGCGGCGGCCGAATACCTCACCGCCCCCGCCGCCAGGCTGGTGACTGCTCCTTCCAGGCTCCCGCTCGCCCATGCGGCGGCGATCCCGGTCGCAGGCCTCACGGCCTGGCAGGGGCTGTTCGAGCACGCCCGCATCGAACCGGGCACCCGGATCCTCGTCCACGGCGCGGGCGGCGGCGTCGGCATGTTCGCCGTCCAACTGGCCCGCCATGCCGGTGCGCACGTCATCGCCACCGCCGGCCCCCGCAGCGCCGAACGGGTCCGCGCCTACGGCGCCGAGCAGATCATCGACTACACACGGGGCTCGCCGCTTCAGGTGCTGGACCGCCCGGTGGATCTGGTGTTCAACCTCGTCCCGATACCGCCCGAGGCCGCGGAAGCGCTGTGCCGTGCCGTCCGCCCCGGCGGTTCGATCGTCTCGATCACCATCCCGGTGAAGCCGCCGGCTGGAGCCGGCGTGACGGCCGCGCACTTCATCGCCCGCAACGACCCCGCCCAACTCACCGAACTCATCACCCTTGCCGACAGCGGCATGGTGCGCGTGGACGTCACGGCGGCCCGCCCGCTCACCGAACTGGCGGCGCTGCACCGCGACGCCGAAGCCGGCCGCACAAGCGGCAAGACCGTCCTCATCCCCTGA
- a CDS encoding cupin domain-containing protein — MDVLSDVIAVMRTGEPRSALVEWSVPWGQRFRTVPGAAGFQIVLRGPCWFIPEDGAPFPLAVGDVVFLPHESRHGLADAPTTPLAEHTCDPQEDVRFERRYAAAPAGRARAGSPATVTLCGAYQLDAARAHPMLNDLPPLLHLPARLGRHPRLRAAVDLLGAELEEPQPGTGALVPALLDTLLLYILRAWLTEQPAGGGATGWAAALADPAISTALEAIHRDPARPWSVAGLGAHADCRGPPSPVGSPRSWGGHRWPT, encoded by the coding sequence ATGGATGTGCTGAGCGATGTGATCGCCGTGATGCGCACCGGTGAGCCGCGATCGGCTCTGGTCGAATGGTCGGTGCCGTGGGGACAGCGGTTCCGGACGGTGCCGGGAGCGGCGGGATTTCAGATCGTCCTGCGCGGCCCCTGCTGGTTCATCCCCGAAGACGGTGCCCCCTTCCCGCTGGCCGTCGGCGACGTGGTGTTCCTTCCGCACGAGAGCCGGCACGGCCTGGCCGATGCTCCGACCACACCCTTGGCCGAACACACCTGCGACCCGCAGGAGGACGTCAGGTTCGAACGCAGATATGCCGCCGCACCGGCCGGCCGGGCGCGCGCTGGATCCCCGGCCACGGTGACGTTGTGCGGGGCCTACCAACTCGACGCCGCTCGCGCTCACCCGATGCTGAACGACCTGCCTCCGCTGCTGCACCTGCCCGCACGGCTCGGACGCCATCCCCGGCTGCGCGCCGCCGTCGATCTGCTCGGCGCGGAACTCGAAGAACCCCAGCCGGGCACCGGCGCCCTCGTGCCCGCCCTGCTGGACACGCTGTTGCTCTACATCCTGCGGGCATGGCTCACCGAGCAACCGGCGGGCGGCGGGGCCACCGGATGGGCGGCGGCGCTCGCCGACCCGGCCATCAGCACCGCTCTTGAGGCGATCCACCGCGATCCCGCGCGTCCCTGGAGCGTCGCCGGCCTGGGTGCGCACGCGGACTGTCGCGGGCCGCCTTCTCCCGTCGGTTCACCGCGCTCGTGGGGCGGCCACCGCTGGCCTACCTGA
- a CDS encoding helix-turn-helix transcriptional regulator, translating to MGRPPLAYLTWWRLTTAMRLLRDSDAPLSVVAEQVGYGSEFAFANAFKREFNLAPGRYRRNSRSSEGGPRVRAARGRPPAVRGT from the coding sequence GTGGGGCGGCCACCGCTGGCCTACCTGACTTGGTGGCGGTTGACGACCGCGATGCGGCTGCTGCGCGACTCCGACGCCCCATTGAGCGTCGTGGCAGAACAGGTGGGATATGGCTCGGAGTTCGCCTTCGCCAACGCGTTCAAACGCGAATTCAATCTCGCGCCCGGACGCTACCGGCGCAACAGCCGCTCTTCCGAAGGAGGACCCCGCGTCCGGGCGGCCCGGGGGAGGCCTCCCGCCGTCAGGGGAACTTGA
- a CDS encoding FkbM family methyltransferase, with the protein MPIKAVIAVRDRNLRSKAPARRVWGLLAAVLRHRRLTPLTDFVLPDNPEIRLTVTHSRLVQLIFWYGARYEGAETFWWRKLCGQATRILEVGANAGYYTVQGAHAAPSTPYITVEANPEAAAIVAANVELNRLGNVEVVQAAVVDDDAPATMQLSLPDQERYAAPTGAYLAEGGEGIANRPAATSVTVPTRPMSQLVDGVDLLKLDIEGYEATVLESVLPWLLSERPTIVVEVLRDVPRLRKLIVQLREEAGYEVRAIGETELHVITDDELSADVPLPRYGSRDVILIPPERLQSL; encoded by the coding sequence GTGCCGATCAAGGCCGTCATCGCGGTCCGGGACCGCAACCTTCGCTCGAAGGCCCCCGCCCGGCGGGTGTGGGGGCTGCTCGCCGCTGTGCTGCGGCACAGGCGGCTCACTCCCCTCACTGACTTCGTTCTGCCGGATAACCCAGAAATCCGTCTGACCGTCACCCATTCCCGTCTCGTCCAGTTGATTTTCTGGTACGGGGCGCGGTACGAGGGCGCGGAGACGTTCTGGTGGCGGAAGCTCTGCGGCCAGGCCACCCGGATTCTGGAGGTCGGCGCGAACGCGGGCTATTACACGGTGCAGGGCGCCCACGCGGCGCCGAGCACTCCGTACATCACCGTGGAGGCCAATCCCGAGGCGGCCGCGATCGTCGCCGCCAATGTCGAACTCAACCGGTTGGGCAACGTCGAGGTCGTCCAGGCCGCGGTCGTGGACGACGACGCGCCGGCCACCATGCAGCTGTCGCTGCCCGACCAGGAGCGATACGCCGCGCCGACCGGGGCGTATCTCGCGGAGGGCGGCGAGGGCATCGCCAACCGCCCGGCCGCCACCTCCGTCACCGTCCCGACGAGGCCCATGAGTCAACTGGTCGACGGCGTCGACCTCCTCAAGCTCGACATCGAGGGGTATGAGGCGACGGTGCTGGAGTCCGTCCTCCCGTGGCTCCTGAGCGAGCGGCCCACCATCGTGGTCGAGGTACTCCGGGACGTCCCCCGGCTGCGCAAGCTCATCGTCCAACTACGGGAGGAAGCGGGCTACGAGGTCCGCGCGATCGGCGAGACGGAGCTCCACGTCATCACCGATGACGAACTGTCCGCCGACGTGCCGCTGCCTCGCTACGGGTCCCGTGACGTCATCCTCATCCCGCCCGAGCGGCTCCAGTCGCTGTGA
- a CDS encoding MFS transporter produces the protein MAPSPMTPSQRNIALAACLATVLLAVLDMQIVSAATVPIARDLDPVRGVDRVPWLISAYSLAATVALPLYGKLCDVIGAKRVFLGAVAVFLAGSGLCGAAQSMGQLIAFRALQGIGGGGLMSVTLVVLAQLMAAAGKQGSNGGNMGGLIAGTGMALGPVVGGALADHADWRWIFYINLPLGVAVLIAAACTLHLPQHTIARRIDFPGAALAAAFAGALLLVTEWGGTDYAWSSAVILGLTGAAALLLALFLWRQATAPEPILPLSLLRHPVLRGSFALQFLLGTALTGSIVYILMYLQLARGTAATQASLYLIPMAIGMGTIGLVSGQLARRGWSTRTFVVSGTATATLALALLATSGTGTSLWLIRGEMLLLGLGFGQLIGQLILLAQETAPAHQLGVATTATRFFQTLGSALGTALFGTVLARVYEAHGPGSTTSAITRLKGTARTEAIHGFVTATHWVFLSAAGVMALALLLSVLLPKQPGPTPPEPQHEHARMVSAEDG, from the coding sequence ATGGCCCCTTCCCCCATGACGCCCTCGCAGCGGAACATCGCCCTCGCCGCCTGCCTGGCGACCGTGCTCCTCGCCGTCCTGGACATGCAGATCGTGTCGGCGGCGACCGTGCCGATCGCCCGGGATCTCGACCCCGTCCGTGGGGTGGACCGCGTCCCCTGGCTGATCAGCGCGTACAGTCTGGCGGCCACCGTCGCCCTGCCGCTGTACGGCAAGCTCTGCGACGTCATCGGCGCCAAGCGCGTCTTCCTCGGCGCCGTGGCCGTCTTCCTCGCCGGCTCCGGACTCTGCGGCGCGGCCCAGAGCATGGGCCAGCTCATCGCCTTCCGGGCGCTCCAAGGCATCGGCGGCGGCGGCCTGATGAGCGTCACCCTCGTCGTCCTGGCCCAGCTCATGGCCGCCGCCGGGAAGCAGGGCTCGAACGGCGGCAACATGGGAGGCCTGATCGCCGGCACCGGCATGGCGCTGGGCCCGGTCGTCGGCGGCGCCCTCGCCGACCACGCCGACTGGCGCTGGATCTTCTACATCAACCTGCCGCTCGGCGTCGCCGTCCTCATCGCCGCCGCCTGCACCCTGCACCTGCCGCAGCACACCATCGCCCGCCGCATCGACTTCCCGGGCGCCGCCCTCGCGGCCGCCTTCGCCGGCGCGCTACTGCTGGTGACGGAGTGGGGCGGCACCGACTACGCATGGTCCTCGGCCGTGATCCTCGGGCTGACCGGCGCCGCGGCCCTGCTCCTGGCGCTCTTCCTCTGGCGGCAGGCGACCGCCCCCGAACCGATCCTGCCGCTGTCGCTGCTCCGGCACCCCGTGCTGCGCGGCTCGTTCGCCCTCCAATTCCTGCTCGGTACGGCCCTGACCGGCTCGATCGTCTACATCCTCATGTACCTGCAGCTCGCCCGGGGCACCGCAGCGACCCAGGCGAGCCTGTACCTGATCCCCATGGCGATCGGCATGGGGACCATCGGCCTCGTCTCCGGCCAACTGGCCCGCCGGGGCTGGAGCACCCGGACCTTCGTGGTCTCGGGCACGGCGACCGCGACACTCGCCCTGGCCCTGCTGGCGACGAGCGGCACAGGCACCAGCCTGTGGCTCATCCGCGGCGAGATGCTGCTGCTCGGCCTCGGCTTCGGGCAGCTGATCGGCCAGCTCATCCTGCTCGCCCAGGAGACCGCCCCGGCGCACCAGCTGGGAGTGGCCACCACCGCCACCCGGTTCTTCCAGACGCTGGGGAGCGCGCTGGGCACCGCGCTCTTCGGCACGGTACTGGCCCGGGTGTACGAAGCGCACGGGCCCGGCTCGACGACGAGCGCGATCACCCGCCTCAAGGGCACCGCACGGACCGAGGCGATACACGGCTTCGTCACGGCCACCCACTGGGTCTTCCTCTCCGCGGCCGGCGTGATGGCGCTCGCCCTGCTCCTGTCCGTCCTGCTCCCGAAGCAGCCCGGCCCGACCCCGCCGGAGCCACAGCACGAGCACGCCAGAATGGTTTCGGCCGAAGACGGCTAG